TTTCTCACAACCCTTTTTGCTCCAAACAATAAACAGTCGTAATCCTGGGATGCAACCGCATAGGCATCGCCCTTTTCGACGAGATATGCAGCCTGGGCTTCACCTTCACCTTTTGCCTCAACGTATGGTATTCCCATATATGTCAGAAGCTTTTTGGATGATTCAATTATCTCCGGTGAGAGTTTGGATGACCTCATGGCATATTTCCTTGCCTTTTCGGTGTCGCCTTCCTTAAGGGCTTCCTTGTATATTTTTTCAGCCTCGTCCCTGACCTCTCGCCTTTTTGCCTGGGTTTCGCTTTTAAGTTCGGGTGCCTTTCCGTCAAAGATATAGATCGGCTTGATTCCCTTTTCAACCATTGATGAATTGCGGTACAGTATTCCGCTTAAATGTGATGTCACATTTCCGTTTTCGTCTGTCAACGGTCTTCCGTCACGTTGCCTTATGGTTGAAAGGAACTGGTATAGTGTGTTGAAAGCATCGATTGACACTACTCTTCCCTCAAGGTCATTGAAATTGATTTTTTCCGGTTCAACTATATCCTTAAGCTTTACACCCATTTGATTCACCTGAAATAACTTTTTGGAAACACTTCCTTAATCCACATCAGAATCTCGTCATTGTGGATGATTACATAGTCACGTGCAAGCATGTCCTCATCGGTTTTGAAAATCTCCTTAAGCCTTTCGTTCGGCTTTTCAATGAAGATGTTGTTTACTTCACGTCTTGATTCAATATGATAATTCTTCAATATCCTTCCAATCGGTATGTCTGCCCTTACAAGGTCGGCACAGATGTCATCTGAACATCTCTCCAGCGGAATGTGTGATATCGCATATATCAGTGGTCTGTCATCCCTGTGCATTATGACTTCCCTGAAGTTTATCTTGTCACCCTCTTCGACATTGACCAGTTCTGCATGTCTCTTTTCGGCCTCGCCGAAATGCTGTTCAAGTGTTGTCAGGGTGATTTTTCCGAACAGCACGTCCAGGATTGCAGTGATGGATCCGTCGGTTGTTAACAGTATTTTCTGTGTGTTTGAGAATTCTTCGCCGTATTCCTGTTCCAGTTGTGTAATCTTATCTATAAGACTTCTGTTTGCTTCGTTCTTGTCCATTTTACCACCTTACAAATCTTTCGGATTGGTAATGACTCCGGTTATTGCAGATGCCGCAACAACCTTTGAGTTTGAAAGGTAAACTTCTGAGGCGGGATCTCCCATCCTTCCCTTGAAGTTCCTGTTTGTTGTTGAAATGCAGGATTCTCCTTCACTCAGGACACCCATGTGTCCTCCAAGGCACGGTCCGCAACCAGGATTGCAGATTATCGCTCCCGCATCTATGAATGTGTCGATGTAGCCGAGATGAATTGCCTGCTGGTAGATTTCCCTTGACGCCGGCAGGATTAAAAGACGGATGCTGTCGTCGATTTCTCTTCCCTTCAGTATTTCCGCCGCATCCTTCAGGTCTGAAAGCCTTCCGTTGGTACATGATCCGATGAGGCACTGGTCGATTGAGGTTCCTTCAATCCTTGAGATGTCTTTAACATTGTCCACATCGTTCGGACAGGCTATTTGAGGCTCCATGTCTGTTATGTCAAAGTCAAGCTCCTTTTCATATGATGCGTCATCGTCTGATTTTACAACATTCAGGTCTGAGGCCTTTTTTCCTGTTCTCTGGCAAATGTAGTCTATGACCTCCTTGTTAGGCTCCATTATACCGTTTTTCGCACCCATTTCAATTGCCATGTTACACATGGTGGCACGTCCCTCGACGCCCATATTCTCAATGGTATCTCCCGCAAACTCTGCGGTCTTGTATGTCGCACCGGCGATTCCTATGCTTCCTATGATTTTGAGGATGATGTCCTTTGGTGCAATGTATTCGTTGAGATTTCCTGTGATGTTCATCTTTATCGCTTCAGGCACCATGAACCATGTTTTTCCTGTTGCCCATACCATCGCAAGGTCTGTTGCACCCATACCTGTTGAGAATGCGCCGAACGCTCCGTAGGTGCATGTGTGTGAATCTGCACCTACAATTACCTTTCCAGGTTCGACAAGACCCATTTCCGGAACCACCTGGTGGCAGATTCCTTCGCCGTGAATGAAGTTTTTAGTGATATTTTGCTTTTTGATGAATTCCCGGCACACCTTCTGGAATTCGGCTGAGCCGATGGTGTTTGCCGGAACGTTGTGGTCGAATATTATGGCTATCTTATCAGGGTCCCATACCTTGTCGGTAATCTTTTCGAATGTCTTTATTGCAGGCGGTGAGGTTCCGTCGTGTGACATTGCAAGGTCGACCGGGATTTCTATAATCTCTCCCGGTGTCACCTCATGGCCCGCCTTTGAGGATAGTATCTTTTCTGTAATGTTCATAAGAATGACCTATTTTTTTGTGTTTTTAACGATTTCCCTGAATACCTTGTCGTTGATGTAGGTTCCTTCTTCCCTTTGCTTTTTGACCTGTCTTACGATTTCTATAAGCTCGTCATCTGTCACGTCAAGGTCACATTCATTGAGTTTGGCCCTTACCGCACGGCAACCTGAGTGTTTTCCTAAGACCAGCTGGCGTCTTCCGCCCACAAGTTCAGGGACATATGGCTCGTAGCATAAAGGCTCCTCGATAACCGCATCAACGTGTATTCCGGATTCGTGTCTGAATACGTTGTTTCCAACAACAGGCTTGTTGTATGGAATCGGAAGTCCGCTTGCATTGGATACAAGGTTTGAGAGTTCTGTAATGTATTTGGTCTTGAAGCCCAAGTCCTTGCCGTAGAGGATTTTAAGTGCCATGATGAGTTCCTCAAGTGATGCGTTACCTGCCCTTTCACCGATACCGTTTACTGTGGTTGAGATACCTTTTGCACCGGCGAGAACTCCTGTGATGGAGTTGATAACAGCAAGACCGAAGTCATTGTGGCAGTGAAGCGCAAGCATGACGTCAAGATCCTTTACAAGTTCCCTTACAAGATAGTCGATACCCTGAGGTGTGATTGCACCGGTTGTGTCTGCAATGTGGACACGGTCGGCTCCGCATTCCTCTGCCTTTCCATAAATGCGCTTTAAAAATTCGATGTCGGTACGTGTAGCGTCCTCTGCTGAAAATGCCACATAGAGTCCGTGGTCCTTTGCATAGTCCACGGCTGATTCGCACAGGTTGATTGCGTCCTGTCTTGTAATGTGCATCTTGTGGTCAAGGTGGATGTCTGAGGTTCCAACGAATGTGATGATACCGTCCACGTCACAGTCAAGTGCAGCATCGATGTCTTCAGGCTTTGTTCTTGTCAGTGCCAGAATGTCCGCGTCAAGTCCTTCATTGGCTATTGCCTTTACGGATTCCCTTTCTCTTTGTGAGACTATTGGAAAACCGGCTTCGATTTGATGTATCTTGAACTGGTCAAGTTTTCTGGCTATTTCTAATTTGTCGTTAAGGGAGAAACAAACTCCTGGAGTCTGTTCACCGTCCCTTAAGGTTGTATCATAAATTATAAAATCTTCCGGGAAAGCGATTTCACTTTCTTTGTTATAATGACTTATAAAATATTGCAAATATATCACTTCTATAATTTTTAATACATTATATTTGTCTTTAGTCAGTATTTAAGTTTTCCAAAAGTTCCATATATGAGGTTCTCTCAAATCCGTCGGTGATGCCCAGTTTTTCAAAAACTTCGAAAATCCTGTTTTGTGCCTCGGAGTAGTCCTCGCCGTCATCCATGCTGATTTCAATCTCCATATATGGCGGAAGGCCTGAAACATCATCAAGTGAGATTTCAAA
This is a stretch of genomic DNA from uncultured Methanobrevibacter sp.. It encodes these proteins:
- a CDS encoding homocitrate synthase family protein gives rise to the protein MQYFISHYNKESEIAFPEDFIIYDTTLRDGEQTPGVCFSLNDKLEIARKLDQFKIHQIEAGFPIVSQRERESVKAIANEGLDADILALTRTKPEDIDAALDCDVDGIITFVGTSDIHLDHKMHITRQDAINLCESAVDYAKDHGLYVAFSAEDATRTDIEFLKRIYGKAEECGADRVHIADTTGAITPQGIDYLVRELVKDLDVMLALHCHNDFGLAVINSITGVLAGAKGISTTVNGIGERAGNASLEELIMALKILYGKDLGFKTKYITELSNLVSNASGLPIPYNKPVVGNNVFRHESGIHVDAVIEEPLCYEPYVPELVGGRRQLVLGKHSGCRAVRAKLNECDLDVTDDELIEIVRQVKKQREEGTYINDKVFREIVKNTKK
- the hacA gene encoding homoaconitase large subunit is translated as MNITEKILSSKAGHEVTPGEIIEIPVDLAMSHDGTSPPAIKTFEKITDKVWDPDKIAIIFDHNVPANTIGSAEFQKVCREFIKKQNITKNFIHGEGICHQVVPEMGLVEPGKVIVGADSHTCTYGAFGAFSTGMGATDLAMVWATGKTWFMVPEAIKMNITGNLNEYIAPKDIILKIIGSIGIAGATYKTAEFAGDTIENMGVEGRATMCNMAIEMGAKNGIMEPNKEVIDYICQRTGKKASDLNVVKSDDDASYEKELDFDITDMEPQIACPNDVDNVKDISRIEGTSIDQCLIGSCTNGRLSDLKDAAEILKGREIDDSIRLLILPASREIYQQAIHLGYIDTFIDAGAIICNPGCGPCLGGHMGVLSEGESCISTTNRNFKGRMGDPASEVYLSNSKVVAASAITGVITNPKDL
- the fen gene encoding flap endonuclease-1, with product MGVKLKDIVEPEKINFNDLEGRVVSIDAFNTLYQFLSTIRQRDGRPLTDENGNVTSHLSGILYRNSSMVEKGIKPIYIFDGKAPELKSETQAKRREVRDEAEKIYKEALKEGDTEKARKYAMRSSKLSPEIIESSKKLLTYMGIPYVEAKGEGEAQAAYLVEKGDAYAVASQDYDCLLFGAKRVVRNLAVSSNLGNLEYYQLDRVLRQLDITREQLVDMGILIGTDFCDGLKGIGAKTALKLAHNGKLDEKLKELQSESTHDLEEVRDIFLKHNVNTDYKIKWNKPDKDKIIEFLCFDHGFSQERVSKASDRLKNLSSSQGSLDAWF
- a CDS encoding chorismate lyase, with the protein product MDKNEANRSLIDKITQLEQEYGEEFSNTQKILLTTDGSITAILDVLFGKITLTTLEQHFGEAEKRHAELVNVEEGDKINFREVIMHRDDRPLIYAISHIPLERCSDDICADLVRADIPIGRILKNYHIESRREVNNIFIEKPNERLKEIFKTDEDMLARDYVIIHNDEILMWIKEVFPKSYFR